Within the Bradyrhizobium ottawaense genome, the region GAGTGCTGCGGTCAGCCCACCGATCCCGGCACCCGCGACGACGATGGTGCGGGTCGCTGCCACTAGGAAAGCCCCTTGGAAATCAGGCGACCTTGTCCTTCAGGACGCATTCGGGGGGACGCGCTTCGCCCGCGCCGAGGTCGGTGGCAAAGCGGTACAGGGTCGAGCAATACGGGCAGATGATCTCGTTGTCGTTGCCGAGATCGAGAAACACATGCGGATGGTCGAACGGCGGGTTGGCGCCGACACACATGAACTCCTGCGAGCCGATCTCGATCACCGGAACGCCGGCATCGTTATGGAAGTGCGGGACGACATGATCGGACATCAGCTTCACCTTGAATAGCAACGACGGACGGACACAATCGACACGACGCCGCGGCACGAAACGCCGCGCACCATAATGGCGGGTGCGGATGATTCCTAGAGCCAGAGTTCCCGGAGACAGATTTCTTGGAGCCCCGATTCCTGAAGATCACAGACGGTCTCTTGGGCTCATTTGCTCATGCAAATTCGACACAATCTTGTCGTCCCAGAGAAGCCCTTCTTTCGTCGGGGCCGTTGTGTCGTAAAAGCGGCAGACCCATCTCAGGTAGGACGAAAACACAGGGATTTTTCGGCAATGAGGCGGTTACGGATCGGTCTGGCGCTGGCAGGTATGGCGGTGTGCGTGACGGCACTCGCGCAGGTGGCGCCGCATGGCCGCGACGCCTTTGCGATTCTCGCCGCGCAGGACGACCCGGCTGCGCTGGCCGATCTCCAGGTCAATTCTGCTATGCGGAATAACCCGGCGCTGGTCGCCGGCAACATCGAGGCGGCGCTGACAGCTGAAGACGCCGATCTGGCGGCCAGCTTCGTCGAACTGGCGCGCGATCGGAACATCGCCGTCAGCGACGACCTGTCGAAGCGCGTCACGGATGCCGTCACGGAAACCAATTCGACCTCGCATTTCGCCAAGCGCTTTGCCACCGGTCTGGTGACCGGGAATGCCGACGATGTCGCCAGCCTGTCAGGCACGGTGGCCGGCGATCTCTTCGTGTTCGGCGATATCAGGGACGTCGTGCGCGAAGGTAAGCATCTGGCGATGGGCGAGGACACCGACCGGCTGGTGCTGGGCCTTGCGGCCGCAGGCCTTGCGGTGACCGCCGCGACCTATGTCTCCATCGGCGGCGCCGCGCCGGTGCGCGCCGGTCTCACCATGGTCAAGGATGCCCGCAAGGTCGGGCGGCTCGGCGAGGGGCTGACGGAGTGGGCCGGCCGTTCGGCGCGCGAAGTCGTCGATGCGCCCGTCCTGCAGCAGGCGGTGGCGACAGGTTCCGTGCTGCGGCCAAGCGAGACCGTTAGCGCGATAAGAGCGGCGTTCCGCGCCGAGAAGGCCGGCGCGCTGGTGCGGCTCGCCAAGGACGTCGGCCGCGTCGGCGAAAAGGCCGGCATGCGCGGCGCGCTCGATACGCTGCGGATCGCCGAAGGCCCGAAGGATGTCGCCCGCGCCGCGCGGCTGGCGGAAGCCAAGGGCGGGCAAACCCGCGCGCTCCTGAAGATTCTCGGCCGCGGCGCGCTGCTGCTGGCGGCCGGCGCGTTCAATCTGTCGATGTGGGTGTTCGGCGCGCTGCTGGCGCTGTTCGGTTTCCTGTCGTCGATCAAGGCGACCACCGAGCGCGCGACCGAGTCATGGCTGCGCCGCAAGAAGGCGCGCCGCCTCAGGAAGCAACTCGCGGCCGCGCGCCTGCCGCAAGGTCCGGCTCTGGCGGGTGCCCCCGCGCACGGCTAGACTTGCGGTCCTCCAGAGATCGCCAATTCTGATCCCCAAAAACGGCAGAAACGGATTGAATGATGCCGAGTTTCCACAACGGCGCTGTTGAAATTGCCTATCTCGACGAAGGCGAGGGCGATCCGATCACTCTCGTGCATGGCTTTGCCTCGAGCAAGAACGTGAACTGGGTCTATCCGACCTGGGTGTCCGACCTGAAGAAAGCCGGCCGCCGCGTCATCGCGCTCGACAATCGCGGCCACGGCGATTCCGCAAAACTCTACGACGCCGCGCAGTACGAGATATCAATCATGGCGGATGACGTCATCGCGCTGATGGATCATCTCAAGATCGCCCGCGCCGACGTCATGGGCTATTCGCTGGGCTCGCGGATGACGGCTGTGCTGGCGCTGAAGGCGCCGCAGCGGCTGCGCTCGGCGATTCTGGGCGGCATCGGCATCGGGCTGATCGAGGGCGGCGGCCCCGGCGAGAATGTGGCGGCAGCCCTCGAAGCGCCGTCGCTGGAGGACGTCACCGATCCGGTCGGGCGTACCTTTCGCGCCTTCGCCGACCAGACCCGTTCCGACCGCCGTGCGCTCGCCGCCTGCCTGCGCGGCTCGCGGCGATTGATGACGCGTGAGGAAGCCGCTGCCATCACCGGCGTGCCGGTGCTGATCGCGGTCGGCACCGCGGACGAGATCGCCGGCTCGGCGACGGCGCTCGGTAAGATCATTCCGGGCGCGCAAGTGCTCGACATTCCGAACCGCGACCACATGCGCGCCGTCGGCGACAAGGTCTACAAATCCGGAGTCATCGATTTCCTGTCACGCCGGCCGTGACGGTTCGTCGCTGCCGGCAAAATGCCGGAACGCGGCGATCAGCACCACCAGCGTCGCAAGCCACGCCATCCGCGCGCCATAGCGATCATGCGGGCCGGAGATCACGGCGCAGATGACGGCGTTGCCGAGCAAAGCGAGCGACACCGTGCCGGCGAGCAGCGTGAGATCGTCGAACGGCCGCAGCCGTAGCCCGTGGCCGAACAGGATCACCGCCAGCAGCATCGAAGCCAGTGCGGTGGGAACATGGATCGTGTTGATCGCGGTGAAGTCCAGATGCCCGCGCTGCTGGCGCGCCGCGCGCATCGCCTCCAACTGGGCTGGAAGAAAGTGCTCGAAAATACCGTAGGTGTGGCCGAGCCAGACGTTGCTGCCTTCGCCGGTGGCGACATGGACCAGTTGCTGCGCGGTGCCGGCAAACGCCGCCTTGGCCTGCCAGGCCGGATATTCGGCGAGCGAATG harbors:
- a CDS encoding zinc-finger domain-containing protein, whose product is MSDHVVPHFHNDAGVPVIEIGSQEFMCVGANPPFDHPHVFLDLGNDNEIICPYCSTLYRFATDLGAGEARPPECVLKDKVA
- a CDS encoding alpha/beta fold hydrolase, which codes for MPSFHNGAVEIAYLDEGEGDPITLVHGFASSKNVNWVYPTWVSDLKKAGRRVIALDNRGHGDSAKLYDAAQYEISIMADDVIALMDHLKIARADVMGYSLGSRMTAVLALKAPQRLRSAILGGIGIGLIEGGGPGENVAAALEAPSLEDVTDPVGRTFRAFADQTRSDRRALAACLRGSRRLMTREEAAAITGVPVLIAVGTADEIAGSATALGKIIPGAQVLDIPNRDHMRAVGDKVYKSGVIDFLSRRP